Within the [Enterobacter] lignolyticus SCF1 genome, the region ACGCTTCATTCAGTTCGATAACGTCCATATCGTTGATGCTTAACCCTGCGCGCTCCAGCACTTTGCGGGTTGCCGGTACCGGCCCAAGCCCCATCAGGCGTGGCTCAACGCCTGCGGTCGCCATCGCGACGACGCGCGCCCGCGGGGTCAGCCCCTGCAGCGCCGCCATCTGCTCGCTGGCAATCAGCAGCGCCGCCGCCCCGTCGTTGACGCCGGAGGCGTTCCCGGCGGTGATGACGCCGTTCTGGCGAAACGGCGTTTTCAGGCTCGACAGCTGTTCGAGCGTGGTCTCCGCTCGCGGGTGCTCATCCACGGCAACCTCCGCGACGGCGCCCTTTTTCCCCGCCACGCTTACCGGCACTATCTCCTGCGCGAGGACGCCGTTGCGCTGGGCCAGCGCGGTACGCTGCTGGCTGCGCAGCGCGAAGGCATCCTGATCGGCGCGGCTTATATTTAACAACTCAGCTACATTTTCCGCCGTTTCCGGCATGCTGTCAGTTCCGAATTGCCGATGCATGAGCGGATTCACAAAACGCCAGCCGATGGTGGTATCAAACATCTCCGCCTGACGCTGGAACGGCGTGGTCGCCTTGCCCATGACGAACGGCGCGCGGGACATCGACTCCACGCCGCCGGCCACCAGCAGATCCGCATCGCCCGCCTTAATGGCGCGCGCCGCAAAACCGATGGCGTCAAGGCCTGAACCGCACAGGCGGTTAATGGTGGTGCCGGAGACCGTCTGCGGCAGCCCCGCCAGCAGCGCCGCCATCCGCGCCACGTTGCGGTTATCCTCACCGGCCTGGTTGGCGCAGCCGAGGATCACATCGTCGATACGCTCTGCATCAAGCTGCGGATAGCGCGCCAGCAGCGCCCGCAGAGGTACCGCCGCCAGATCGTCGGCGCGCACGCCGGACAGCGCGCCGCCGTAGCGGCCTACCGGGGTACGAACTCCATCACAGATAAATGCGTCACGCATCAGGCTTCTCCCGTTACGCTGCCGCCGATGCGGTGTGATTTACCGCGAAACAGGGCAACCGTTTTTTGTTGTTGATTGACGATTTCAATGTCGTACACGCCGGTCAGTTTGCCCTGATGCTTCACCCGCGCCGTGGCGGTGAGCTTATCGCCGGCAAACCCCGGACGCAGAAAATCGATGGTGCAGGCTGACGCCACCGCCGCCAGCCCCTGGCTGTTGCAGGCATAGGCGAACGCGGTGTCCGCCAGCGAGAACAGCTGGCCGCCGTGGCAGGTTTTATGGCCGTTCAGCATCGACGGCGTGATGGTCATGGTCAGCACCGCAAAGCCGTCGTCCATTTCGACGATATCGATACCCAGCGCCTGCGCGCAGGCATCGTGTTCATACATGGCGCGAGCGTTATGCCAGGCGTTATGACTCATAGCTACTCTCCAGAAGCGCGCGCTGGCGCAGCAGTGAACAGGGGCGATAGCGTTCTTCGCCGTAATGACGCTGCAGGTTTTCCAGCAGCTGCAGCACCCGCTGCCAGCCCAGCTGTTCTCCCCACTGCAGCGGGCCGCGCGGGTAGTTGACGCCAAGGCGCATAGCGGTGTTGATATCCGCTTCGCTGGCAACCCCTTTTTGCAGGGCGTCCAGCGCTTCATTGACCAGCATTGCGACGGTACGCCAGACCAGCAGCCCCGGGTAATCGGCGACGACCAGCACCCGTTTTCCCTGCTGCTGCAGATAACGAACGGCTTTTTGCGTCTCCCCGGGACGGTTGCCCGCCGCCGCCGCGACCGCCACGAGGTCGCCCTCGCTGTGGTCCATCAGCACTACCGGGCGCTGCAGGCGCGCCGACATCGCCTGCGCGGTTTCGCCGGTCGTCACCGCCAGCACCACCTCGTCCAGCTCGATCCACACCGCATGCGTGACAACGTCACGATTTTGCGTCACCCGCGCTGCCGCGCACGCGTCGTCGGCAGCTGCCGCCAGCGCCACCTCCGGCGCCCCCTGCGGCCAGCGGTACACGCCGTGGCCGCTCTTCTTGCCAAACCGCCCCGCCAGCACCAGCTCCTGCTGCAGCAGCGAGGGCAGAAAACGGCGCTCCTGCCAGAAAGCGTTAAAGACCGAACAGGTCACGGCAAAGTTGACGTCCTGGCCGATGAGATCGGTCAGCGCCAGCGGCCCCATCGGGAACCTGCCCGCCTCGCGCAGCGCGGCGTCGATAGCCTCGGGCGGCGCCACCTGTTCCTCCAGCGCGCGCCAGGCTTCGGCGTAGAACGGCCGCGCCACGCGGTTGACGATAAACCCCGGCGTTGACTGGCAGCGCACCGGCTGCTTTCCCCACCGCGCAACGCACTGACACAGCTGTTCGACCACTTCCGCCGACGTCGCCATGCCGCTCACCACTTCCACCAGCTTCATCACCGGCGCCGGGTTAAAGAAGTGCACCCCCGCCACGCGCTCCGGGTGCTTCACCCCGGCGGCAATGGCGGTAACGGAGATTGAGGAGGTATTGCTGGTCAGCAGCGTCCGCGGCGGGCAAATCTCGCCGAGCCGGCTGAACAGCGTTTTTTTAATCTCCAGGTTCTCCGCGGCGGCTTCAATGACCAGGTCGGCCGCCGCCAGCGCGGCGAGGTCGGCGACCGGCACAATGCGCGCCAGCATCCGCCCGGCGTCGTCAGCGCTCAGCCTGCCGCGCGCCACCCGGTCTTCCAGGCGCTGGCGCATCGCGGCGACCGCGCGCGACAGCGCGTCGGCGGAGATATCGTGCAGCAGCACCTGCTGGCCTGCGGCGGCCGCCACTTCGGCAATCCCGGCGCCCATCGTGCCGCTGCCAATGACCGCCACCGTGTTAATCGCTACATTCATGTTCACTTCCCGCTGAACTGAGGTGGACGCTTGGCAAGAAAGGCGCTGACGCCTTCACGATAGTCGTCGCTGCGCCCGGCCATCCGCTGATAGTCGCGCTCCAGATCGAGCTGCTGGTCAAGGGTGTGGGTTTCGGCGGCGTTGATCGCCTGCTTGATAAGCCCCAGCCCGAAGGTCGGCTGCGTCGCCAGATGGCGCGCCAGCTGGCCCGCGGTCTCCAGCAGCTGCGCATCGTCCACCACCTGCCAGATCATGCCCCACTGCTGGGCCTGTTCGGCGCTGAGCTTGTCGCCGAGCAGCGCCAGGGCCATCGCACGGGCGCGCCCTGCGACCCGCGGCAGCAGCCAGGTGCCGCCGCAGTCCGGCACCAGGCCAAGCCTGCTGAAGGCCATCACGAAATTCACCGAGCGGGCGGCGATCACGATGTCGCAGCCCAGCGCCAGCGTCGCACCGGCGCCGGCCGCAACGCCGTTTACCGCGGCGATCACCGGCTTCGGCAGCTTCGCCAGACGGCGCACCAGCGGGTTATAAAAAGTCTCTACCGACAGGCCGAGATCCGGCGCGGGGCCGTTCGGGTCGACGCTGCGGTCATTCAGGTCCTGCCCGGCGCAAAAACCGCGCCCGGCGCCGGTAATCAGCAGACAGCGGATCGTCTCGTCGCGCTCCGCCTGCTTCAGGCACTCGGCGAGCTGATAATGCATCTCGTCGTTAAAACTGTTCAGGCGATCCGGACGGTTCAGCGTCAGGGTCATCACGCCGTGCTCAACGTGGCTCAGAATCAGTGCATCCATGATTACCGTCCTTTAAATTCGGGTTTGCGTTTGGCAAGAAAAGCGGCGATCCCTTCCTGGCGATCGTCAGTTGCGCTCAACAGCGTAAACAGCTGGCGCTCCAGTCCTAAACCGGCATGCAGGCTCACTTCCTGCGACTGGCGCAGAGCCTGTTTCGCCGCCTGCAGCGCCAGAGGCGAGTGCTCTACCATGCGCAGCGCCAGCGCCAGCGCGTACTCCAGCGTCAGGCCGCTGGGATACACTTCGCTGACCAGCCCGGCCTGCTGCGCACGTTTCGCATCAATGGCGTTTCCGGTGAGGATCATCTGGGCGGCCAGCGATTTGCCCACGCAGCGAATCAGGCGCTGGGTGCCGCCTGCGCCGGGCATGATGCCGAGCGTGATTTCCGGCAGCCCGAAGCTGGCGTTATCCCCGGCGACCACCACATCGCACAGCAGCGCCAGCTCGCATCCGGCCCCCAGCGCGTAGCCGTTAACCGCCGCAATCAGCGGTTTGCTGAACGCGTCAATACGCGCCCACAGCCGCGGGCGGCTGTCATTGAGGGTGGCGGCCAGGTCCTTCTCCGCCATCTCCTGCAGATCGGCGCCCGCGGCAAAGAAGCGCGTCGTACCGACAATCACCACGGCGCCGACGCTGTCGTCCTGCTGCGCGGCCTCCAGGGCCTCAGCAAGCTGCGTCAGCAGCGCGTTGTTCAGCGCATTTCGCGCCTGTGGACGGTTCAGGGTCAGCTGCAGTACGCGGCCGTGATGCACGCTTAAAAGTTCGCTCATGCCATCCCCTTTGCATCAAAGTCGACGATCACATCAGGCGTGACCGGCAGCGCCTGACAGCTCAGCACATAGCCCGCGGCCAGCTCGTCCGGCTCAAGGCTGTAGTTGGTCGCCATGGACACTTCGCCGCGCAGCACTTTGCACTTGCAGGTGGCGCAGACGCCGCCCTTGCAGGCGTAAGGCAGGTCGGCCCCCTGGCGCAATGCGGCGTCAAGAATGCTTTCGTCATCGGCGGACAGGGTGATATGACGATCTCGGCCGTCCTGGCGAATAACCACCGTCTGCCCCTGGGCGTGGACGTTGGCGGCGCGACGCGCGCTACCGCCCGGCGTATTGAAGCGCTCGAGGTGAATCGCTTTCCCCGGCATGCCGAGGGACAGCAGCGTGGTTTCCGCATCATCCATCATCGCCGCCGGGCCGCAGATAAAGGCTTCGTCGAACTGGTCGAAGGCGATAAGCGTTTTCCCCAGCGCCCGCAGCTTTTCGCCGTCGATGCGCCCGTGCAGCAGCTCGCTGTCGAGGCTCTCCTGGCTGAACAGGCAGACCAGCTGCAGGCGAGCCGGCCAGCGGTCTTTCAGGTCCGCCAACGCCTGGCGGAACATCATGGTCTGGCTGCTGCGGTTGCCGTAAATCAGGGTGAACTGGCTGTGCGGCTCGGTCTGCAGGGTTGACTCCATAATGGCGAGCATCGGCGTAATGCCGGAGCCTGCGGCAATCGCCAGATAGCTGCCGGTGCGCTCAGGCTGCGGCTGGTAGCCGAAGTTGCCCTGCGGCACCATGACGTCGATCGTCATACCGGCTTTAATCTGCGCCCGGGCGTAGCCGGAAAAGCGTCCGCCGTCGATGGCTTTCACCGCGACGCTAATCTCGCCCGGCACGGCGCGACGGCAGATGGAGTAGCAGCGGCGCAGCTCTTCGCCCGCCAGCCGCGCTTTCAGCGTCAGGTGCTGGCCTGGACGAAAGGCGTAGGCCGACTGCAGCGCCTGCGGCACGGTAAAGGTGATGGTCACCGCGTCGCGGGTTTCCGGTTCCACTTTTGCTACCGTGAGCGAATGAAACGTTGTCATGGCAACCTCAAATACATTTAAAGTAATCAAAGGGTTCACGGCAGCTGTCGCAGCGGTACAGCGCTTTGCAGGCCGTTGAACCAAATTCGCTGATAAGCGTGGTATGGGTGCTGCCGCAGCGCGGGCACGCCACCGCAACCGGCATCTGCGCGTGGCAGCTGTGGGCCTGCGGCGGGCTGATGCCGTAAGCGCGCAGGCGTTCGCGGGCGTCCGGCGTCATCCAGTCGGTGGTCCACGGCGGGTCGAGCTGCAACACGATATGAACCGGCGTATAGCCATGCGCGGTCAGCGTGGCGCAAATCTCGCCCATCAGATGCTCGGTCGCCGGACAGCCGGAGTAGGTCGGCGTAAACCCGACGGTCCAGCCGTCGTCCTGCGGCGTCACGCTGCGTACCATCCCCAGGTCGGTGATGGTCAGCACCGGCACCTCCGGGTCGGGGATCTGGCTTAACAGTGCCCAGATGTGGTGAACTTCGGCGGGGGCAATCCCGGCAAGACGTTGCATCGCGGCCTCCGGTTACCACTGCTGGCCTGGATGGCTGCGCTGGAGATACTGCATTTCCGCCAGCATCGGCCCCAGATGTTCGGTATGCAGCCCCTGCTTACCGCCGGTGCGGAACGCCGCCTCCTGCGGTACCGTCATCCCGGCGTCGGCAAGCGCGGCGAACACCGTTGTCTCCCACTCGTCGCGAAGACTGGCTGGATCCACGGCGATACCCTGCTCGCTCAGCTCGCGCTCCAGCGCATCGGCAGCAAACAGCTCGGCGGTAAAGCGCCACAGGCTGTCGATCGCCGCCTGCATCCGCACGGATGACAGCGCCGTACCGCCGCCCAGGCGCTCGACCCAGCCGCGGCTAAAGCGCAGATGGTAGCGCGCCTCTTTAATCGCTTTGGCGGCGATCGCGGCAAGCTGCGCGTCCTGGCTTTGCATCAGCCGGGTAAACAGCGCCACGTGCCAGGCATCCATCAGCAGCTGGCGCGCCAGGGTATCGGCGAAGTTGCCGTTCGGCTGTTCGACCAGCAGCACATTGCTGAACTGGCGCTCATCGCGGCCGAAGGCCAGCGTGTCTTCATCGCCTGCGCCCTGACGCGACGCGGCGTAGCTAAGGAAATTGCGTGCCTGCCCCAGCAGATCGAGGCCAATGTTCGCCAGCGCCAGATCGATTTCCAGCTCGGGCGCGTGGCCGCACCAGGCGCCGAGACGCTGGGCCAGCACCAGGCAGTTATCGCCCAGACGCAGGGCATAGGCGGCAATAGGATCGTGATTGTTCATCGTCCGCCTCACATGTGCTCAATGCCGTCGGGAAGGGTGTAAAACGTCGGATGACGGTACACTTTGCTTTCCGCCGGATCGAAAAACTCACCGCGCTCTTCCGGCTGCGAGGCGACAATTTCGCTGGCCTTCACCACCCAGATGGAGCAGCCTTCGCTGCGGCGGGTGTAGGCATCCCGGGCGTTTTCCAGCGCCATGCGGTCATCCGCCGCGTGCAGGCTGCCGACATGGCGATGCGACAGCCCCTGTTTGGTACGGACAAACACTTCATATAACGGCCAGTAAACATTGCTCATCGTTGTTCTCCTTATGCGGCGCTGCGGGCCTGCTGTTTCTTCGCATGTTCCAGCGCGGCTTCGCGCACCCATGCGCCCTCTTCCCAGGCTTTACGCTTGGCGGCCAGCCGCTCGTGGTTGCAGATGCCGCGGCCGTTAATCACTTCGTTAAACTCCTGCCAGTCGATCTCGCCGAAGCGGTAGTGCCCGCTGGCCTCATCAAGGCGCAGGTCGGCGTCCGGCACGGTCATCCCCAGCATCTCCACCTGCGGGATGGTGTTGTCGACAAAGCGCTGGCGCAGCTCATCGTTGGAAAAGCGTTTGATTTTCCACGCCAGGCTGCGGGCGCTGTTCGGCGAGCTGTCGTCGTTCGGACCAAACATCATCAGCGCCGGCCACCAGAAACGGTTAATGGCGTCCTGCAGCATCTGGCGCTGCGCGTCGCTGCCGGCGGCAAGCGCCATACAGGCCTCATAGCCCTGGCGCTGGTGGAAGCTCTCTTCTTTGCAG harbors:
- the paaD gene encoding 1,2-phenylacetyl-CoA epoxidase subunit PaaD, which produces MQRLAGIAPAEVHHIWALLSQIPDPEVPVLTITDLGMVRSVTPQDDGWTVGFTPTYSGCPATEHLMGEICATLTAHGYTPVHIVLQLDPPWTTDWMTPDARERLRAYGISPPQAHSCHAQMPVAVACPRCGSTHTTLISEFGSTACKALYRCDSCREPFDYFKCI
- the paaF gene encoding 2,3-dehydroadipyl-CoA hydratase PaaF — protein: MSELLSVHHGRVLQLTLNRPQARNALNNALLTQLAEALEAAQQDDSVGAVVIVGTTRFFAAGADLQEMAEKDLAATLNDSRPRLWARIDAFSKPLIAAVNGYALGAGCELALLCDVVVAGDNASFGLPEITLGIMPGAGGTQRLIRCVGKSLAAQMILTGNAIDAKRAQQAGLVSEVYPSGLTLEYALALALRMVEHSPLALQAAKQALRQSQEVSLHAGLGLERQLFTLLSATDDRQEGIAAFLAKRKPEFKGR
- the paaB gene encoding 1,2-phenylacetyl-CoA epoxidase subunit PaaB; protein product: MSNVYWPLYEVFVRTKQGLSHRHVGSLHAADDRMALENARDAYTRRSEGCSIWVVKASEIVASQPEERGEFFDPAESKVYRHPTFYTLPDGIEHM
- the pcaF gene encoding 3-oxoadipyl-CoA thiolase, translating into MRDAFICDGVRTPVGRYGGALSGVRADDLAAVPLRALLARYPQLDAERIDDVILGCANQAGEDNRNVARMAALLAGLPQTVSGTTINRLCGSGLDAIGFAARAIKAGDADLLVAGGVESMSRAPFVMGKATTPFQRQAEMFDTTIGWRFVNPLMHRQFGTDSMPETAENVAELLNISRADQDAFALRSQQRTALAQRNGVLAQEIVPVSVAGKKGAVAEVAVDEHPRAETTLEQLSSLKTPFRQNGVITAGNASGVNDGAAALLIASEQMAALQGLTPRARVVAMATAGVEPRLMGLGPVPATRKVLERAGLSINDMDVIELNEAFAAQALGVLRQLGLADDAPHVNPNGGAIALGHPLGMSGARLALAASNELHRRGGRYALCTMCIGVGQGIAMILERV
- the paaA gene encoding 1,2-phenylacetyl-CoA epoxidase subunit PaaA, whose translation is MTEEQRFEARIETETAIEPQDWMPEAYRKTLIRQIGQHAHSEIVGMLPEGNWITRAPTLRRKAILLAKVQDEAGHGLYLYSAAETLGCAREDLYQKMLDGKMKYSSIFNYPTLSWADIGVIGWLVDGAAIVNQVALCRTSYGPYARAMVKICKEESFHQRQGYEACMALAAGSDAQRQMLQDAINRFWWPALMMFGPNDDSSPNSARSLAWKIKRFSNDELRQRFVDNTIPQVEMLGMTVPDADLRLDEASGHYRFGEIDWQEFNEVINGRGICNHERLAAKRKAWEEGAWVREAALEHAKKQQARSAA
- the paaE gene encoding 1,2-phenylacetyl-CoA epoxidase subunit PaaE, with translation MTTFHSLTVAKVEPETRDAVTITFTVPQALQSAYAFRPGQHLTLKARLAGEELRRCYSICRRAVPGEISVAVKAIDGGRFSGYARAQIKAGMTIDVMVPQGNFGYQPQPERTGSYLAIAAGSGITPMLAIMESTLQTEPHSQFTLIYGNRSSQTMMFRQALADLKDRWPARLQLVCLFSQESLDSELLHGRIDGEKLRALGKTLIAFDQFDEAFICGPAAMMDDAETTLLSLGMPGKAIHLERFNTPGGSARRAANVHAQGQTVVIRQDGRDRHITLSADDESILDAALRQGADLPYACKGGVCATCKCKVLRGEVSMATNYSLEPDELAAGYVLSCQALPVTPDVIVDFDAKGMA
- the paaH gene encoding 3-hydroxyacyl-CoA dehydrogenase PaaH, whose translation is MNVAINTVAVIGSGTMGAGIAEVAAAAGQQVLLHDISADALSRAVAAMRQRLEDRVARGRLSADDAGRMLARIVPVADLAALAAADLVIEAAAENLEIKKTLFSRLGEICPPRTLLTSNTSSISVTAIAAGVKHPERVAGVHFFNPAPVMKLVEVVSGMATSAEVVEQLCQCVARWGKQPVRCQSTPGFIVNRVARPFYAEAWRALEEQVAPPEAIDAALREAGRFPMGPLALTDLIGQDVNFAVTCSVFNAFWQERRFLPSLLQQELVLAGRFGKKSGHGVYRWPQGAPEVALAAAADDACAAARVTQNRDVVTHAVWIELDEVVLAVTTGETAQAMSARLQRPVVLMDHSEGDLVAVAAAAGNRPGETQKAVRYLQQQGKRVLVVADYPGLLVWRTVAMLVNEALDALQKGVASEADINTAMRLGVNYPRGPLQWGEQLGWQRVLQLLENLQRHYGEERYRPCSLLRQRALLESSYES
- the paaC gene encoding 1,2-phenylacetyl-CoA epoxidase subunit PaaC — protein: MNNHDPIAAYALRLGDNCLVLAQRLGAWCGHAPELEIDLALANIGLDLLGQARNFLSYAASRQGAGDEDTLAFGRDERQFSNVLLVEQPNGNFADTLARQLLMDAWHVALFTRLMQSQDAQLAAIAAKAIKEARYHLRFSRGWVERLGGGTALSSVRMQAAIDSLWRFTAELFAADALERELSEQGIAVDPASLRDEWETTVFAALADAGMTVPQEAAFRTGGKQGLHTEHLGPMLAEMQYLQRSHPGQQW
- the paaI gene encoding hydroxyphenylacetyl-CoA thioesterase PaaI codes for the protein MSHNAWHNARAMYEHDACAQALGIDIVEMDDGFAVLTMTITPSMLNGHKTCHGGQLFSLADTAFAYACNSQGLAAVASACTIDFLRPGFAGDKLTATARVKHQGKLTGVYDIEIVNQQQKTVALFRGKSHRIGGSVTGEA
- the paaG gene encoding 2-(1,2-epoxy-1,2-dihydrophenyl)acetyl-CoA isomerase PaaG, producing MDALILSHVEHGVMTLTLNRPDRLNSFNDEMHYQLAECLKQAERDETIRCLLITGAGRGFCAGQDLNDRSVDPNGPAPDLGLSVETFYNPLVRRLAKLPKPVIAAVNGVAAGAGATLALGCDIVIAARSVNFVMAFSRLGLVPDCGGTWLLPRVAGRARAMALALLGDKLSAEQAQQWGMIWQVVDDAQLLETAGQLARHLATQPTFGLGLIKQAINAAETHTLDQQLDLERDYQRMAGRSDDYREGVSAFLAKRPPQFSGK